The Humulus lupulus chromosome 4, drHumLupu1.1, whole genome shotgun sequence genome has a window encoding:
- the LOC133830865 gene encoding ubiquitin carboxyl-terminal hydrolase 9-like isoform X1, with protein MTTYRLSKNVVGRSRVEIIHRPHEKCPSDSVKGCQGKLIGTPFVTYLKEPICGANVEASVTRLLSPLKRTRPSVKLQNGKENGFEKEVIEEPSNSYNSKNLSMDDAEVEEKSSEALFLC; from the exons ATGAccacttatagactttctaaaaACGTTGTGGGAAGATCCAGAGTTGAAATAATTCATCGACCACATGAAAA GTGCCCGTCAGACAGTGTTAAGGGTTGTCAGGGAAAGCTTATTGGTACCCCTTTTGTTACTTATTTAAAAGAGCCAATATGTGGAGCCAATGTTGAAGCCAGTGTTACTAGATTGTTGTCACCTTTGAAGAGAACGCGTCCTTCAGTTAAGCTCCAGAATGGTAAGGAAAATGGATTTGAAAAAGAGGTTATTGAAGAACCATCAAACAGCTACAATTCTAAGAACCTGTCAATGGATGATGCAGAAGTAGAGGAAAAATCCAGCGAAGCGTTATttctgtgttga
- the LOC133830865 gene encoding ubiquitin carboxyl-terminal hydrolase 9-like isoform X2, with protein MLMRFFCLQRCPSDSVKGCQGKLIGTPFVTYLKEPICGANVEASVTRLLSPLKRTRPSVKLQNGKENGFEKEVIEEPSNSYNSKNLSMDDAEVEEKSSEALFLC; from the exons ATGTTGATGAGATTCTTCTGCTTGCAGAG GTGCCCGTCAGACAGTGTTAAGGGTTGTCAGGGAAAGCTTATTGGTACCCCTTTTGTTACTTATTTAAAAGAGCCAATATGTGGAGCCAATGTTGAAGCCAGTGTTACTAGATTGTTGTCACCTTTGAAGAGAACGCGTCCTTCAGTTAAGCTCCAGAATGGTAAGGAAAATGGATTTGAAAAAGAGGTTATTGAAGAACCATCAAACAGCTACAATTCTAAGAACCTGTCAATGGATGATGCAGAAGTAGAGGAAAAATCCAGCGAAGCGTTATttctgtgttga
- the LOC133830865 gene encoding putative ubiquitin carboxyl-terminal hydrolase 11 isoform X3, producing the protein MYLSLPLPSTATRQITVTVFYGDGSGLPMLYTVSLLKQGCCKDLSEQLSTACCLNVDEILLLAEVYEHKIFRYLENPLELLAPIKEDDHL; encoded by the exons ATGTATTTGTCGTTGCCGCTACCTTCAACTGCAACTCGGCAAATAACCGTGACTGTGTTTTACGGCGATGGAAGTGGTCTTCCTATGCTATACACTGTTAGTTTGCTAAAGCAAGGTTGCTGTAAAGATCTTAGTGAACAACTAAGTACTGCTTGTTGCTTGAATGTTGATGAGATTCTTCTGCTTGCAGAG GTTTATGAACATAAGATTTTTCGATATTTGGAAAACCCCTTAGAGCTATTGGCTCCAATTAAGGAGGATGAccacttatag